GCACGCGGTCGGCGAACGCTTCGCGGCCGCAGTCGCTCTCGAAGCGGGCCTCGTCGGTCTCGACCGGCGGGTCCCCGACCGCGGGGTCGCCCTCGACGGCCGCGCGGGCGAGTTCGAGCGCCCGCTCGCGGCCGCGCTCGTAGGCGTCCGCGGGGGTATCGCCGACCGCGCCGGCGGCGCCGTCGGCCGCGGCGCCGTCCGCGCCGACGCGCGGACAGGCCGTGATCCGCAGCGTCGTCTCGTCGCTCTCGCGTGGTTCCTCCCACGCCGCGATCCGGTCGTAGACGCCGAGCTGGAGGCGCGGCAGCTCGCGGTCGCGGTCGGCCGAGTCGGGCAGGCGCTCCAGTTCGCGGGCGACGTCGTAGGAGAGCCAGCCGACGGCGCCACAGGGGTAGGGCACGTCGCAGCCGCCGCGGACCAGCGACTCGTCGGCGAGTCGGTCGACGAGCGCGTCGATGCTCGGCGATTCGCCGACGGGAGCGCCGGCGGTCTCGTCGGCGGCGACGGTGAGGCGGTCGATCGGGTCGACGCCGAAGTAGCCCCAGCCGGACTGGCCGCCGGTGGTTTCGAGGTGGAACCCGCCGGGGCCGTCGCGGGCGCGCCGGTAGGCGTCGAAGGGGTCGACGACGGGCACGCGGACCTCGACGGGGACGCGGGCGCCGGCCGGCGCGTCCGCCGCGGTCCGCTCGAAGGCGACCCGGTCGGTCGCGACCCTGGGCGTCGTCATTACGTCGGGACAGGCGCGGGGAGGGTAACCGGTTTTCGGTCCCCGCAAAGGGAGTCGTCAGTAGAGCTTCGCCTGTTCGACCCAGTTCTCGACGCGCGACTCGGCGATGTCGGTCTCCTCGGCCAGCGCCGCGGGGTCGGCCTCGGCCAGGTCGCCGACGCCGTCGACGCCCGCCTCGCGCAGGCGCTCGGCGTAGGTCGGCCCGATCCCCTTGATGTCTTCCAGCTCCGCGTCCGGCGCCGGGTCGGTCGGCGCGTCCGCCGAGGAGTCGTCGGCCTCCGCGTCGGCACCCCCCGCGTCGCCGGCCTCGGCGTCTCCCGGCTCTCCGGCCTCCGCGTCGTCCGTCTCCTCGGCTCCGGCCCCGTCGGCTCCCGCGTCGTCGGTTCCGGTGTCGACGCCGACGTCGGTCGAGTCCGTCGGTTCGGTCGCGGTCGTCGACCCGCCCTCGGTCGCGGTGTCGGTGCCCTTGACCGCGTCTTCGCTGGCGGTCGCGGGTTCGTGCTCGACGGTCACGTCGACGCCGTCGTCGGACGCGCCGTCGCCGGTCGCCCCCGGATCGTCGCCCGGGGACGGACCGTCGGTGGAGGACGCCGCGGGCTGAGAAGTCGAAGAGGACGCGCCCAGCCCGAGTGCAGACTTGATACGCTCGATGAGCCCCATAGGGAGCAATAGCGGACCCCATCACTTAACGTCTTTCTGCGCTCCGGACGGCGACGAGACCGGTCGTTCTCGCCGACGGCTCGCCCGTCGGCCGGGCGTCGGCCGCCGGAGCCACCCCTCCGGACGGGCCGGGGGAGCCCACGCCGCGGTTCGGAGCCGCTCGCGTCCCGACTCAGAGCCGCCCGCGGAGCGCCTCGTCCATCGCGTCGACCGGCGCCTCGCGGCCGGTCCAGCGCTCGAACGCCGCGACGCCCTGGTAGAGCAGCATCCAGGCGCCGTCGACGGTCGTCGCGCCCGCGGCGGCGGCGTCACGCAGGAGGCGCGTCTCCAGGGGCCGATACACCGCGTCGAGCACGCCCAGGTCGCCGTGGAGCGCGTCGGCCGGGACCGGCGTCTCCTCGGACTCCATCCCGACGCTGGTGGCGTTGACCAGCACGTCCGCGTCGGCCAGCAACTCGGGTACGGCGTCGAGTCCGTGGCCCGTCGCGTCGGCGCTCGCCTCGCCCGATTCGCGCCCGTCGCCGCGCACGTCCGCGGCGAGGGCGTTCGCTTTCGACTGGGTGCGGTTGGCGATCCGGACGGCCATCCCCTCGTCGGCGAGGCCGAACGCGACCGCGCGGCCGGCGCCGCCGGCGCCGACGACGACGGCCGTCCCCGACAGGTCCACGTCGTGTGCCCGGAGCGCTCGCGTGGCGCCGACGGCGTCGGTGTTGTGCCCCGTCGGCCGCTCCCCCGAGAAGTCGACCGTGTTGACCGCGCCGATGCGGCGCGCGAGCGGGTCCGGGTCGACGGCCGCAAGCACGTCCTGCTTGAACGGGATCGTGACGTTGAGCCCCGCGACCCCCAGGTCGGCGGCGCCCTCGACCGCCGTGGCGGCGCCGTCTTTCGGCGGTTCGAACGTGACGTAGCGGGCGTCGAGGCCCAGCGCCTCGTAACCCGCCTCGTGCATCGGCGGCGACAGCGAGTGGCCCACCGGGTTGCCGATGAGTCCGTAGATGTCCATACCGACTCCAGCGCTCGGGGGGACATAAACGGCCGCGCTCCGGGCCGGCGGGCCGTTCCGCAACTGTTTCAAACGGACGTGGTGAGTGTTGAGCTAGTGAGCCGACTCAGTCACCCACTGGCGCAGGTCGCGGGGGCGCTGGCGCTGACCCTCGGCTGGGTCCTCGTCTTCTTCGGCGGCGCCGCGCTCCCGGTCGTCCCGACCTACGAGCAACTGGGCGTGGTCCTGACGGTCGGCGTCAGCGGCGTCGCGGTGCTGGGCGCCTCCTTCCTGCTCGCGTGGGGCGCAGAGACCGCCGAGAAGGACGTGCCGCGGGCGTTCGCCATCGCCGTGCTGGCGGTGCTGGCCGTCGCCCCCGAGTACGCCGTCGACGCGCTGTACGCCTGGAACGCCGGGGCCGGCGGCGCGACGACCGCCGCCTGTGGCGACCTCTCGACCGCGGCCGTCCAGGCCGGCGAAACCGAACTCGCCCGCGCCTGCCACGACGCCAACCTCGCCGTCGCGAACATGACCGGCGCCAACCGCATCCTCATCGGCATCGGCTGGGCCGGCATCGCCGTCTTCACCGTCTACCGGGCCGCCAAGACCCAGGACGCGGCCGTCAGGGATCGCGAGGGCTGGCTGGCCGACGCGGTCACGCTCGACCGGGACATCGCCACGGAGATCACCTTCCTGTTCATGGCGACCGTCTGGGCGTTCCTGGTGCCGCTGGGCGGCGGCATCGACATCCTCGACACGCTCGTCCTCGTCGGGATCTACGTCCTCTACATCGGGATCATCATCCGCGGCGACGTGGAGGCCACGGAGGATCAGGTGGGCGTCCCCCACTACTTCCAGCAGTGGTCGCTGCCCTGGCGGCCGCTGGTCGTCCTCGGCCTGTTCGCCTACTCCGGCGTGATGATCTTCACCGCCGTC
The window above is part of the Halosimplex rubrum genome. Proteins encoded here:
- a CDS encoding helix-hairpin-helix domain-containing protein encodes the protein MGLIERIKSALGLGASSSTSQPAASSTDGPSPGDDPGATGDGASDDGVDVTVEHEPATASEDAVKGTDTATEGGSTTATEPTDSTDVGVDTGTDDAGADGAGAEETDDAEAGEPGDAEAGDAGGADAEADDSSADAPTDPAPDAELEDIKGIGPTYAERLREAGVDGVGDLAEADPAALAEETDIAESRVENWVEQAKLY
- a CDS encoding shikimate dehydrogenase, with product MDIYGLIGNPVGHSLSPPMHEAGYEALGLDARYVTFEPPKDGAATAVEGAADLGVAGLNVTIPFKQDVLAAVDPDPLARRIGAVNTVDFSGERPTGHNTDAVGATRALRAHDVDLSGTAVVVGAGGAGRAVAFGLADEGMAVRIANRTQSKANALAADVRGDGRESGEASADATGHGLDAVPELLADADVLVNATSVGMESEETPVPADALHGDLGVLDAVYRPLETRLLRDAAAAGATTVDGAWMLLYQGVAAFERWTGREAPVDAMDEALRGRL
- a CDS encoding sodium:calcium antiporter produces the protein MSRLSHPLAQVAGALALTLGWVLVFFGGAALPVVPTYEQLGVVLTVGVSGVAVLGASFLLAWGAETAEKDVPRAFAIAVLAVLAVAPEYAVDALYAWNAGAGGATTAACGDLSTAAVQAGETELARACHDANLAVANMTGANRILIGIGWAGIAVFTVYRAAKTQDAAVRDREGWLADAVTLDRDIATEITFLFMATVWAFLVPLGGGIDILDTLVLVGIYVLYIGIIIRGDVEATEDQVGVPHYFQQWSLPWRPLVVLGLFAYSGVMIFTAVEPFAHGLETIGLNNGIPEFFMIQWIAPLASESPELIVVVVLVNKARSTAGFNALISSKLNQWTLLIGTLSVVFSLAYGQYGVLPFDSKQAAEIWITAAQSYFALAILVDFEISVREAISIFALFISQVILEFLLIREAIALPVDSEELLLVYTAVYVVIGTALFVKRRAALREMIGLAADAGRTAIGRDPVHTEFAD